Proteins from a genomic interval of Phormidium ambiguum IAM M-71:
- a CDS encoding MFS transporter: MKQKWLLGTLFFCVFLAWFTEVLLSPFYPQFFRKVFGVEDLSYTGYYIFICRLTVVIASPLWGIIARWVSVKYLIYFGQLGSAIMTAMMATATNENQFLWYTVVLLVLKSSYFLVYTLIIQLAGESQRSTVAGTYQAVSHGAIITSTIAGAWMIGWEAPLSLFYGVAIADLIQLALCVYFLQGVETKPHKEPIPQETKLATGKQQIGFILAIGMAILTFQLANNLIRPYFTEYVIAPEPFNISLLDSSILFLIPSVMAIAALPYIHFACKPHNLKQIYTFGMVLLVTSLFFQGWTNSLLFLILSRLVYGFFLAVTETVLQLKLFNESSENGIHFNYSVAASFANVGRLGAPLAASWLVSSYNLAAPFLLAAIFSIANWIFAKFTIFQNKPNPKTLPPIPQE; encoded by the coding sequence ATGAAACAAAAATGGTTGTTAGGAACCCTATTTTTTTGTGTTTTCTTAGCCTGGTTTACTGAAGTTTTGTTATCCCCGTTTTATCCGCAATTCTTTCGCAAAGTTTTTGGAGTAGAAGACTTAAGTTACACGGGGTATTACATTTTTATTTGTCGCCTAACTGTCGTTATTGCTTCTCCATTATGGGGAATTATAGCGCGATGGGTTTCCGTCAAATATCTAATATATTTCGGACAATTAGGAAGCGCCATCATGACAGCAATGATGGCGACAGCGACAAACGAAAATCAATTTTTGTGGTACACAGTTGTACTACTTGTTCTCAAAAGTAGCTACTTTTTGGTGTACACATTAATCATTCAATTAGCAGGAGAAAGTCAACGTTCCACAGTAGCAGGAACTTACCAAGCAGTATCTCACGGTGCAATTATTACCTCAACAATTGCTGGCGCATGGATGATAGGATGGGAAGCACCTCTATCATTATTTTACGGCGTTGCGATCGCAGATTTAATCCAATTAGCCTTGTGTGTTTATTTCTTGCAAGGAGTAGAAACCAAACCTCACAAAGAACCTATTCCACAAGAAACAAAATTAGCAACTGGGAAGCAACAAATAGGTTTTATCCTAGCAATTGGAATGGCAATTCTCACTTTTCAACTTGCTAACAACCTAATTCGTCCTTACTTTACTGAATACGTCATCGCACCCGAACCATTTAACATTAGTTTGCTCGATAGTAGCATTCTATTTCTAATTCCAAGTGTAATGGCGATCGCTGCTTTACCTTACATTCACTTTGCTTGCAAACCCCATAACTTAAAGCAAATTTACACCTTCGGGATGGTATTATTAGTAACGAGTTTATTCTTCCAAGGTTGGACAAACTCTCTGCTTTTCTTAATTCTCAGCCGCTTAGTTTATGGATTTTTCCTCGCCGTCACCGAAACAGTTTTGCAACTAAAATTATTCAACGAAAGCAGCGAAAATGGCATTCATTTTAACTATAGTGTAGCCGCCTCCTTCGCCAACGTTGGCAGATTAGGTGCGCCACTAGCAGCATCGTGGTTAGTCAGCAGTTACAACTTAGCAGCACCATTTTTACTAGCAGCAATCTTCAGCATTGCTAACTGGATATTCGCCAAATTTACCATTTTCCAAAACAAACCAAACCCTAAAACATTACCCCCAATACCCCAAGAATAA